The proteins below are encoded in one region of Haloarcula marismortui ATCC 43049:
- a CDS encoding MgtC/SapB family protein, translating to MTVMSAIANTAVFGGIEGITVDTEILHLFIAGALGMLLGLEREWANKSAGIRTFTLTSLVGAAAMSLNETILLASGGALVLVQGGLLGIRGIVAQWTGDDGELDSGLSLTTSTSLLVAYAVGILVGANHVLIGVIIGITSSFLLVLRRELHEFANQLSREEVRSAGEFAIISFVVYPLLPGGTYGPWDAIDPKLVWMLVIAVSGIGFVNYIVMQRYGSKGIAVTGFFGGLVNSTAVIGEIAGRAKNNTGITELAVGTILIADAAMAVRNLAIIVAFVPESAVSVGLPLGLIAISGVGLAYYDSDWEGDLELDFDSPFSSANALKFGVLFLAVLILTAGAQRIFGTAGFLITSFLSGIVSSGTTTTTAVTLTSTGQISPTVAAQGVLAGTLSSILVKIGFATSINRSLLSPVVRKSLYLSLIGIGGVVISVQLV from the coding sequence ATGACTGTAATGAGTGCAATCGCGAATACGGCTGTTTTCGGAGGTATAGAGGGGATAACTGTCGATACTGAGATACTACACCTTTTTATTGCAGGTGCACTGGGTATGCTGCTTGGGCTTGAACGAGAGTGGGCAAACAAGTCAGCAGGAATCCGCACGTTTACGCTGACCAGTCTGGTCGGCGCTGCCGCAATGTCTCTCAACGAGACGATACTACTTGCCTCGGGAGGGGCACTGGTACTCGTACAGGGCGGATTACTCGGAATCCGGGGCATAGTCGCACAGTGGACCGGCGACGATGGTGAGCTAGATTCTGGCCTGTCCCTGACAACATCGACTTCACTCCTTGTCGCGTACGCGGTCGGGATTCTGGTTGGAGCCAACCACGTCCTTATCGGCGTCATTATTGGCATTACGTCGTCATTCCTGCTCGTCCTTCGAAGGGAGTTACACGAGTTTGCGAACCAGCTATCGCGAGAGGAAGTACGCAGCGCCGGTGAGTTTGCGATTATTTCGTTTGTCGTGTATCCGCTCTTGCCCGGCGGAACGTACGGGCCATGGGATGCGATTGATCCGAAACTGGTCTGGATGCTCGTGATCGCAGTCAGCGGGATCGGGTTTGTGAACTATATCGTGATGCAGCGATACGGCAGTAAAGGGATCGCTGTCACCGGCTTCTTCGGCGGCTTGGTGAACTCAACTGCAGTGATCGGCGAAATCGCGGGCCGGGCAAAGAACAACACTGGGATCACAGAGCTCGCGGTGGGAACGATACTGATCGCTGATGCGGCGATGGCGGTCCGTAATTTAGCGATCATCGTTGCGTTCGTCCCCGAGTCGGCAGTCAGTGTTGGACTACCACTCGGCCTGATCGCTATCAGTGGCGTCGGACTCGCATATTACGATAGCGACTGGGAGGGTGATCTGGAACTGGATTTTGACTCGCCGTTTAGCAGCGCGAACGCGCTAAAATTCGGCGTGCTCTTCCTTGCCGTCTTGATTCTCACTGCTGGCGCACAGCGCATATTCGGAACAGCCGGATTCCTGATTACGAGCTTCCTCAGTGGCATCGTCTCGAGCGGCACGACGACAACGACTGCAGTGACGCTGACGTCGACAGGACAGATATCGCCGACAGTCGCGGCACAGGGTGTGCTGGCCGGGACGCTCTCCAGTATCCTCGTGAAAATCGGGTTTGCAACGAGTATCAACCGTTCACTGCTGTCACCGGTCGTACGAAAATCGCTCTACTTGTCCCTCATCGGGATCGGTGGCGTGGTCATCAGCGTCCAATTAGTATGA